ATGTCGATCAAGGTCCACAAGAATTcttcatttgtttatttttccaaaCATAAACAACGTCACGTTGTTGTTGCTATAATTTTTAGATCTAGAGATTTTAACTGCAAATCGTATTCCGGACTCTTTCTCCGGATCACTAAATCAGACGTTTCGTATTTCAAAACTGTATCGTATCTAACAACGGAAGATTATTACTGGCAAGAATAGATCGAttgtaaaaagtaatattatttatcggaAAATGTAAATATCACAAGCGAAGCAAAGATCAAAATCCAATATATAGCTTTCTTGGAAAACTTTAAATTCATAGAAACCGATCTAAAGTCAGCGTTATGAAGTGGAGCAAGAGTCGAGGGTTCGGCATCAGCATATCACGCTGGCGAGAGTCAAGTGGTGCTCGAGACGGGATGCTCGAAAGCAAATTAGCGTTTGGCGGGATTCCTTTGTCAGAGAGAGCAGGAGAAACTGGGCTTTATCATCTGCTAGTGTATGGGCGTGAATGGAGCGTCAGTGGTATGCCGCAGCGTCATTACAAATACGGTGTACCCGGCCGTACCATTCGCCGCTTTCCAGCGTGCGATCGCGATGTGAACCGTGACGCAATGTTCGCGTGAACGTCCCATTTGACGAAGCcaaggatatacatatacagactCTTGCGATTCGAAACACCTCCGCTCTTTTCCACGCTTCCCGCTCGTCTTCTTTTCCGCTCATCGTGCGAGTGAATTTCCAACGTAGAAAGATTCTCCCCGATTGAAAAATTCGTGGTAAACGTGAGATAATCagctcgtatatatatatatatatatatatatatatatatatatatattacagtaCCGATGCTGGTTTTCGCTTGAGCTATCGCGATAACGTCGATATAAActgaaaagttttcttttcttttatttttttttcttttttttcaagcaaCGAGTATTTTAGGTGGACGAGTTTAGATGTAGAAATCGTTCATTTTACGCGATTGctttaatatgtaaatacatatgttaaAATCAATAGTTAACTTTTTAGCATCGTGTACCGTTAGAAATAATGCACTGTAAGAAGGATAAAATGTACCGtttcaaaaatatctattaacaTAGTTTGACGTAACtgtttcgattaaaataattgaattcttATCAGGAAATGCATTCGAATGCATCTTTGCGTTGGTCGCTTCACGAAGCGTAAAGGTATTTCAAATGAATGAATCTCGGCAACTAAGAGCTCATCGTTTGTTCGgtcaaaatgaaattttcttcgtttcagtTCAATCTTCGCGTGCACTCAACGATGACTTAATCTTTGCCTTTCGTACATGACATTTTGCTTGCGAACAAATGAATCGAGCAAAGTCTTCGTAGAAAATGATATCAAGTTAATTTTTTCACTTCGTAACGATCGCTGAGCTTTGTATTATAGTTCTTTTGTTTAAAACGACACGTCGGCGAAAAAACATTGAGTCTGTCTAATGCAAACATCGTACTTTGATACCTGACTGTTTCACAAGAAACAAAGAATTCAATAACCGGAAATGTTTTTAGGTTATCATTAATTCTGCAGAagtgaaaattcttttcttagtaatgttataaagagaaagaaaagaatgtatcGAGTTAATTGCAAGGATCTATGATTAAAAGTTAATGAGATCTCTTGcgattgatttatataaatttcttctaaCTCTCAATGTGATTTAATCgtgagaataaataaagatcaaAGCTCACATCGAGAAAGCGGCTGTTACTTGCTTTTCTGCTGAGATGCAATTAGCTCGATTAAAATCCACGAAGTGAAAATAGAGATgcgataatcgataataacagAACGATTGTCGTGACAGTTCTGGACACAGTAACGCCTACGTCATTGCGGCTACGAGCTAGGAACGAAATTTCTGTCGGTATCACCGATAAGCTATTTAAGAAGGTAAACCTTTCACCAGCGAGACGGTGCCAACAACGAGCAAGGATCGATTAGCACCGTCGTTAAATCAACGccaagaaatggaagaaatagAACGAATTTATCAGATCCGCCTTGAGCATCAAGCGTAACAATCTAAACGCGCGGTATTCATCGTTGCGAGTTAAAACCGACGGAGAAAAACTCGATTAAGCTGTGTCCTTATTTTAAGCTTCctcttgttattttataacgCTCTTCGTTCACTTATAAAtagtatatgaaattaatttttgctaTAAAATAGAACTGGTACTAATTTCACGGATGAAAATcagttgatttttttcttttgctttaaCTCGTAGAACGTAAAAATGTACAGGCAATTATAGGACATTGAGgacgatgaagagaaagagagagataggagaaaATTAACTGCGCCTGGTTTCTTAATTGACTTAATTTGGAGTAGAGTGTGGGGGAAGGAATGCGATGACCGGCCGATTCCCAAGTACCGTTTATGCAATGCGACTGAGCGACTGACGTGACGCAAGCGACATCACTTGCTCTGGCTACATTGTTTGTTGGTAGATCGCAAAGAAGAAGCGCAAGAGATCTCGCCAAAGGGAACGAAAGATCGAGGTTTCCACTTCGAGTCTCTCGACTCGGCTCGACTCAATTCGCGCGGACGATCAAGAAATATCTCGGTCATGGTATCCGTTTACGCTGATTAGTGCAAATGCGAAGGTTTTCATTGAAAACGTTGGATAAAGTagtacgttcgtacgttcgaatCTGTACTCAGcacattttacattatatatttttcaatattagcTCGTCACGAATTTTGGAAAATTATCGAAACTAAATATGGGATATTATCACGATCGTGCGAgttaattcctttttctgttAAATACGTAGATCTACAATTAAGAAGgcaaattatattacatattgacAGAGATGGTTCGAGAaagtttcaaaatatttaGGTCGATGATAGTACGGTGCATCATTGTGCATAGCACGCTGGTATGCAATAGTCGAGCCGGATACGTCCAGTCTCTGTTGATTTCGTGGATCCGTGTCACGCGACGCGTTACGCCCTCAACGTCCTGTCACGAATGatgaattatttcttcgacGTATCGAGTCATCGTCGTTAAAAACATCAATTTAGGATATTACTTCTTCTCAAAGCAATAATCCATTCttcgagaaataaatagatccTCTCTTATTGCAAAAGGAAATTCGATCATCGATgcgaataattaaattgatatcaAATTCGTCGAGCACTTATCGTATTATGTTATCGTCGATAAAGCTTAATGATGATTGAAATAAGAAACTCTAAGCTTATCGCAAGGATAAATAATGGTTGTGCTATTTTAGTAAAGTTGCAGATCGAATAGAGACAAAGTAATATCCAGGCGCCATGAAGGCGGTACAGGAGCAACAGCAGCCGGAATCGATGGAATCTAACGAATCGGTGTCCGCCTCCTCGAACGAGTATGCCTATCGACCATTGACAACGAAGCACCGAAGAGCCGGAAGTACTGGCACTACTGGCGACGAGGAGTATACCACCGACGAAGATGAACTCTATCCAGATGAAGCCGATTGCACGATTGGCTCGACTTTACATGCACCTCATCCAATTCTCAAGTCCGATCTTGCAAGAGCTGCGACGGATCTCTTTGGATATGCGACCAAGCgcgaggatgaggaggaggaaccTACAAGTCTTTTTGATGAAGATGACAAGTTTCTCAACAGCAGGTAGGCGAATTATAGTTAATAACAttttcacgtttttttttttacgattatcacctcgtaaattttaatttaccgagcgagaaaaatatagatgtTGTTCATCCATCGATTTATGATCGATCGTCTTAATTggatttgcttttttatttagttctAGTTTAGCCAAATCGAACTCGCTCTTCGCATACAACGACAAGATACATAGTGTTTTAACGAGGCATCGAAGTCCGATGACGATGAACGAGAAGAAGCCTAGCGAGGCTGTTTTAAACACGCATGCGTACAAGTCGGAAATTCAGGTACCTGCAATTCAAACTATGACTAATTTGGATATTAGGTTGGGTGAAGAGAAGACAGACGATGTTATGGGAGACACAGTGAATAAGCAAGAGAACGTTTGTGTATCATTAGAGACGTCGTCTACTGCGAAGGATTCGCaggtaaatttaataaactgAAATGTTGAaagtattaaaagaataaaatttacatcaaAACAATTGTTACAAACTtatgaaaaggaaacaattaaaaatactttgtgAAGCTATTATccttaaaattaataatggaaatattttgttgatgCAGGCTGACTCTCGAGTGAAGCAAGAAACTTCTTTAACAAAGGATCCTAATGATCCTCCCTCTCCTACGACTGCACAATGGGGCAGAGCTGTGGCAGAAGTAAAAGAACACGCTGTGGCGAAGCTGCAGGAGGAGTTGAAGAGAGCTCACGAGGAATTGAAATTGAAGGATGAAGAGGTGGCAAGGCTTTCGAGAATCCGACAGGACGTTGAGGCCGAATTGGAGGAACTCACCGCCAGTCTATTTCAAGTACGTCGTGTCGAGAATCGAGATTCGcagattaaaagagagaaagagagagagagagagagagggagagagagggaaagaaggatATGAAATCGAGCTCGAAggataattcatttttagGAAGCGCACAATATGGTGCGCGAGGCGAACGTGCGGCAAGCGACGGCAGAACGTCTTCTGGAGGAGAGTCGAATGAAAGCCGAGGTCCTAGCGGCTGAAGTGACGGCCTTAAAGACTTTAGTCTTAACTTCGACTCCAGCCAGGCCAAATCCACATTTGCATCCTCAGATTGACACGAGATGTCGTTTGAGCTTGGGTGATGAATGTCAGCAAGGTCTTTTTGCTAAGAAACATCGAAGgtataattcttttatgaTTATCTTATCGATAGCGTAATAAACACATGGAGAAGCgaattatattaacatttattgaACTTTTTACACAAGGTCGCCCTCGCATTTCAATCTTAAATATGGCCGAGAAAACTCACCACCGGAATCTCCAGTGAAGGAACAAAGGCCATCTTTACCAAGTGACAGAGAAGCCTTGGCTAGGGATTGGAAGAAAGATCGCGAAAAGGATAGAGACAAGGAGTGTAAAGATCTAGGATTGGAGGTAGATCCTAGAGTTCACACAGAATTTCTCAGGTGGAAAGCAAATCCTTGCGTCGATAAGAGCGATCCATTTGTT
The Vespula pensylvanica isolate Volc-1 chromosome 4, ASM1446617v1, whole genome shotgun sequence DNA segment above includes these coding regions:
- the LOC122628796 gene encoding guanine nucleotide exchange factor for Rab-3A-like produces the protein MKAVQEQQQPESMESNESVSASSNEYAYRPLTTKHRRAGSTGTTGDEEYTTDEDELYPDEADCTIGSTLHAPHPILKSDLARAATDLFGYATKREDEEEEPTSLFDEDDKFLNSSSSLAKSNSLFAYNDKIHSVLTRHRSPMTMNEKKPSEAVLNTHAYKSEIQVPAIQTMTNLDIRLGEEKTDDVMGDTVNKQENVCVSLETSSTAKDSQADSRVKQETSLTKDPNDPPSPTTAQWGRAVAEVKEHAVAKLQEELKRAHEELKLKDEEVARLSRIRQDVEAELEELTASLFQEAHNMVREANVRQATAERLLEESRMKAEVLAAEVTALKTLVLTSTPARPNPHLHPQIDTRCRLSLGDECQQGLFAKKHRRSPSHFNLKYGRENSPPESPVKEQRPSLPSDREALARDWKKDREKDRDKECKDLGLEVDPRVHTEFLRWKANPCVDKSDPFVARVFKEDIDLCLDFPNKELGARVRQAVLDGIIFIEAVSDKTKLAFPKKCALLEAPRQCHYRMRLGDQENQWYCISQICRNRIIAVCDFLNYLRYVERGLVKSSVHDVYWEITRLRKEMVFARLGLVLSS